Proteins encoded together in one Deinococcus detaillensis window:
- a CDS encoding nucleotidyl transferase AbiEii/AbiGii toxin family protein, producing the protein MTLCELLFGDGLSFDAASIQVAPINAHLTYPGVTARLRVISGPSQVTLQLDVSFGNVITLAPVKLFFPPLLLDERVAVTVYPLETVITEKFAALVELGALTTRMKDIGDLPMILTTEPFQAAAVAEAPTRSLAARATLQEQVPIILGAEFAANPALTARWQHYLRRTGLTAPAYREVMMLLRAFYDPLLLEGQRAGQ; encoded by the coding sequence GTGACGTTGTGCGAACTGCTGTTCGGGGACGGACTCAGCTTTGACGCCGCCAGCATTCAGGTGGCCCCGATCAATGCGCACCTGACGTATCCAGGAGTCACGGCCCGGCTGCGGGTCATCTCCGGTCCCTCACAGGTCACCCTTCAACTGGACGTGTCGTTCGGAAACGTGATCACGCTCGCTCCTGTCAAGCTTTTCTTTCCACCACTGCTGCTGGACGAGCGCGTGGCCGTGACGGTCTATCCCCTGGAAACGGTCATCACCGAGAAGTTTGCGGCCCTGGTCGAACTCGGCGCATTGACCACTCGGATGAAAGACATTGGCGACTTGCCGATGATTCTGACGACCGAGCCGTTTCAGGCCGCAGCGGTCGCAGAAGCCCCCACGCGGAGCCTCGCGGCTCGGGCAACCCTACAAGAACAGGTGCCGATCATTCTGGGGGCTGAGTTTGCTGCGAACCCCGCCCTTACGGCCCGCTGGCAGCACTACCTGAGACGCACGGGTCTGACCGCTCCCGCGTATAGGGAAGTGATGATGCTGCTCCGGGCTTTCTACGATCCACTGTTGCTGGAAGGGCAGCGGGCCGGTCAGTAG
- a CDS encoding GGDEF domain-containing protein yields the protein MKSHSSVSSDKKTAGTEIMTAQALNSMLRMVFLCLGPIGALACIAALASQWSEVDALDRVALPLLAVILLVVTGVVAFNLLSVTLATRISFVATAVYFLLGLDRQFFWFVLHHQMLSESSYWFAVLYATAFVAFRADRAIQVCAAIFVISLLICLSHLWTLKMGGLLTYRIVASVVQFLIASMTLVLVQVAVGRLRQQLDQVRAVAFLDVLTGLPNRLSAQQQLEGMMRTGRKFSVVMLDIDHFKQVNDTYGHQTGDMVLRETGRVVSRHLHGEQFMARWGGEEFMLVLPDVHKQGGKALAETARQDLYQHVFDQVGGLTASFGVAECVIGEDLNDVMRRADAALYAAKRQGRNGVRVAMDDGRLTRLDLPAQVDQE from the coding sequence GTGAAATCACATTCAAGCGTCAGCTCGGACAAGAAAACTGCCGGCACTGAAATCATGACCGCCCAGGCACTGAATTCTATGCTGCGGATGGTGTTCCTGTGTCTCGGGCCGATCGGGGCGCTGGCCTGCATTGCTGCGCTGGCCAGCCAATGGAGCGAAGTCGACGCGCTTGACCGTGTGGCTTTGCCCCTGCTGGCCGTCATTTTACTGGTCGTAACCGGAGTCGTGGCCTTCAATCTGCTGAGTGTCACGCTCGCCACGCGTATCTCATTTGTGGCGACGGCGGTGTACTTTCTGTTGGGACTTGACCGTCAATTCTTCTGGTTTGTGCTCCACCATCAGATGCTCAGCGAAAGTTCTTACTGGTTCGCTGTGCTGTACGCCACAGCTTTCGTCGCGTTCCGCGCAGACCGCGCCATTCAAGTGTGCGCTGCCATCTTCGTCATTTCCTTGCTGATCTGCCTGAGTCACCTCTGGACACTCAAGATGGGCGGTCTGCTGACCTACCGGATAGTGGCGTCGGTGGTGCAGTTCCTGATCGCCAGCATGACGCTGGTCCTGGTACAAGTCGCCGTCGGCCGACTTCGCCAGCAGCTCGATCAGGTCCGCGCCGTCGCCTTCCTTGACGTGCTGACTGGCCTCCCCAACCGCCTTTCTGCTCAGCAGCAACTGGAAGGTATGATGCGGACCGGGCGCAAATTCAGCGTGGTGATGCTCGACATCGACCATTTCAAACAGGTCAACGACACCTATGGTCATCAGACCGGAGACATGGTGCTGCGTGAGACGGGCCGGGTGGTGAGTAGGCACCTTCACGGCGAGCAGTTTATGGCCCGCTGGGGCGGTGAAGAGTTCATGCTGGTGCTGCCCGATGTGCACAAACAGGGGGGCAAGGCGTTGGCCGAGACTGCGAGACAAGACCTCTATCAGCATGTCTTCGACCAAGTCGGTGGGCTGACCGCCAGCTTCGGGGTGGCCGAGTGCGTCATCGGGGAAGACCTGAACGATGTGATGCGCCGCGCCGACGCAGCCCTATACGCTGCCAAGCGCCAGGGGCGCAACGGGGTCCGGGTCGCTATGGATGACGGACGCCTGACCCGCCTAGACCTGCCAGCACAAGTCGACCAAGAGTAA
- a CDS encoding MFS transporter, giving the protein MPVTSPPHGAPRRWSALAGLATGLFFTMAPWFSAAALLPQLRELWTLTDVASAWLTLAVQLGFVLGAVLSAALNLADRVTPQRLILAGGLLAAASNLGLLFASGLVPATLLRALTGAALALVYPSALKAMSAWFVTGRGVALGVMVGGLTLGSALPHLINGFGGANWRVVIVTTSLLAALGGLIAARVEEGPYRFPAATFQPAQAWKMLSGRGMRLATLGYLGHMWELYAMWAWFAAFFSQVLAGPADPGHREAAFATFAVIGIGALGCALGGVLGDRWGRTRLVILALACSGGCALALAGLLLLGASPTVLLAVSLIWGFWIIADSAQFSAITSEISDSAYVGTALTAQLGLGYTLTAVSIALVPILVRLSGWPATFVLLALGPVVGIFAIRLLSGLPEATRTAGGRG; this is encoded by the coding sequence ATGCCCGTAACTTCTCCTCCTCATGGAGCACCTAGGCGCTGGTCGGCGCTCGCTGGGCTGGCCACCGGCCTGTTCTTCACCATGGCACCGTGGTTCTCAGCGGCGGCGCTGTTGCCGCAGCTACGCGAGCTGTGGACACTGACCGATGTGGCTTCGGCATGGTTGACCCTGGCTGTCCAACTGGGATTCGTGCTGGGTGCCGTCCTCAGTGCCGCGCTCAACCTCGCTGACCGAGTGACGCCCCAGCGGTTGATCCTGGCGGGCGGCCTCCTCGCAGCCGCGAGTAATTTAGGCCTGCTGTTTGCCAGTGGTCTCGTTCCTGCCACGCTGCTGCGCGCGTTGACTGGGGCTGCATTGGCACTGGTTTACCCTTCGGCACTGAAAGCCATGTCGGCCTGGTTTGTCACTGGACGTGGGGTCGCGCTCGGCGTGATGGTCGGGGGACTGACGCTGGGATCGGCCTTGCCTCACTTGATCAACGGCTTCGGCGGTGCCAATTGGCGCGTGGTCATCGTGACCACCAGTCTGCTGGCGGCGCTCGGCGGCTTGATTGCCGCGCGGGTGGAAGAGGGGCCTTACCGGTTTCCGGCGGCCACCTTTCAGCCAGCCCAGGCCTGGAAGATGCTCAGCGGACGGGGCATGCGGCTGGCCACCTTGGGCTATCTGGGCCACATGTGGGAGTTATACGCCATGTGGGCCTGGTTCGCCGCTTTCTTCAGCCAGGTACTTGCAGGCCCCGCTGATCCTGGGCACCGTGAAGCGGCGTTTGCCACCTTCGCCGTGATCGGCATCGGCGCACTCGGCTGCGCTCTGGGAGGTGTGCTCGGTGATCGGTGGGGCCGGACTCGTCTCGTAATTCTGGCGTTGGCCTGCTCGGGTGGTTGCGCACTGGCCTTGGCTGGGCTGCTGCTGTTGGGCGCTTCTCCGACGGTCTTGCTGGCCGTGAGTCTCATCTGGGGGTTTTGGATCATCGCGGACTCTGCCCAGTTCTCAGCCATCACCAGCGAGATCAGTGATTCTGCTTACGTCGGCACGGCCCTGACCGCGCAGTTGGGACTGGGCTATACCTTGACGGCCGTGAGTATTGCGCTGGTGCCCATCTTGGTGCGTTTGAGCGGCTGGCCAGCGACGTTTGTGTTGCTGGCCCTGGGACCGGTGGTCGGTATTTTCGCTATTCGCCTGTTGTCCGGACTGCCTGAGGCCACTCGAACCGCCGGTGGACGCGGCTGA